A single Panthera tigris isolate Pti1 chromosome A3, P.tigris_Pti1_mat1.1, whole genome shotgun sequence DNA region contains:
- the KCNS3 gene encoding potassium voltage-gated channel subfamily S member 3 encodes MVFGEFFHRPGQDEELVNLNVGGFKQSVDQSTLLRFPHTRLGKLLTCHSEEAILELCDDYSVADKEYYFDRNPSLFRYVLNFYYTGKLHVMEELCVFSFCQEIEYWGINELFIDSCCSNRYQERKEDNHEKDWDQKSNDVSTDTSFEESSLFEKELEKFDKLRFGQLRKKIWIRMENPAYCLSAKLIAISSLSVVLASIVAMCVHSMSEFQNEDGEVDDPVLEGVEIACIAWFTGELAIRLVAAPCQKKFWKNPLNIIDFVSIIPFYATLAVDTKEEESEDIENMGKVVQILRLMRIFRILKLARHSVGLRSLGATLRHSYHEVGLLLLFLSVGISIFSVLIYSVEKDEQTSSLTSIPICWWWATISMTTVGYGDTHPVTLAGKLIASTCIICGILVVALPITIIFNKFSKYYQKQKDIDVDQCSEDPPEKCHELPYFNIRDIYAQRMHAFITSLSSVGIVVSDPDSTDASSIEDNEDVYNTASLENCTAK; translated from the coding sequence ATGGTGTTTGGTGAGTTTTTCCATCGCCCTGGACAAGACGAGGAACTTGTCAACTTGAACGTGGGGGGCTTTAAGCAGTCCGTCGACCAAAGCACCCTCCTGCGGTTTCCTCACACCAGACTCGGAAAACTGCTCACCTGCCACTCGGAAGAGGCCATCCTGGAGCTGTGCGATGACTACAGTGTGGCCGATAAGGAGTACTACTTTGATCGGAACCCCTCCTTGTTCAGATacgttttgaatttttattacacGGGGAAGCTGCATGTCATGGAGGAGCTGTGCGTATTCTCATTCTGCCAGGAGATCGAGTACTGGGGCATCAACGAGCTCTTCATCGATTCCTGCTGCAGTAATCGCTACCAGGAACGCAAGGAGGATAACCACGAGAAGGACTGGGACCAGAAGAGCAATGACGTGAGTACCGACACCTCCTTTGAAGAGTCGTCCCTGTTTGAGAAGGAGCTGGAGAAGTTTGACAAGCTGCGATTTGGTCAGCTCCGGAAGAAGATCTGGATTCGAATGGAAAACCCAGCCTACTGCCTGTCTGCCAAGCTCATTGCCATCTCGTCCTTGAGCGTGGTGCTGGCCTCCATTGTGGCCATGTGTGTGCACAGCATGTCAGAGTTCCAGAACGAGGACGGAGAGGTGGATGACCCTGTGCTGGAAGGTGTGGAGATCGCGTGCATTGCTTGGTTCACTGGCGAGCTTGCCATCCGGCTGGTTGCTGCTCCCTGtcaaaagaaattctggaaaaaCCCTCTGAACATAATTGACTTCGTCTCCATTATCCCCTTCTATGCCACCTTGGCTGTAGACACcaaggaggaagagagtgaggacATTGAAAACATGGGCAAGGTGGTCCAGATCCTCAGGCTTATGAGGATTTTCCGAATCCTCAAGCTTGCCCGGCACTCAGTAGGACTTCGGTCTCTAGGTGCCACCCTGAGACACAGCTATCATGAAGTTGGgctcctgcttctctttctctctgtgggcATTTCCATCTTTTCTGTGCTTATCTACTCTGTGGAGAAAGACGAGCAGACATCCAGCCTCACCAGCATCCCCATCTGCTGGTGGTGGGCCACCATCAGCATGACCACTGTGGGCTATGGAGACACGCACCCAGTCACCTTGGCTGGGAAGCTTATCGCCAGCACGTGCATCATCTGTGGCATCTTGGTGGTGGCCCTCCCTATCACCATTATCTTCAACAAGTTTTCCAAGTACTACCAGAAGCAGAAGGACATTGATGTGGACCAGTGCAGTGAGGACCCACCAGAGAAGTGTCACGAGCTACCTTACTTTAACATTAGGGACATTTATGCCCAGCGGATGCACGCCTTCATTACCAGTCTGTCTTCTGTGGGAATTGTGGTGAGCGATCCCGATTCTACAGATGCTTCAAGCATTGAAGACAATGAGGATGTTTATAACACAGCGTCCTTGGAGAATTGCACAGCAAAATGA